The proteins below come from a single Streptomyces sp. M92 genomic window:
- a CDS encoding menaquinone biosynthetic enzyme MqnA/MqnD family protein has protein sequence MDNSRTRPRVGHIQFLNCLPLYWGLARTGTLLDFELTKDTPEKLSEQIVQGDLDIGPVTLVEFLKNADDLVAFPDIAVGCDGPVMSCVIVSQVPLEKLDGARVALGSTSRTSVRLAQLLLAERFGVTPDYYTCPPDLSLMMQEADAAVLIGDAALRANMIDGPRYGLAVHDLGALWKEWTGLPFVFAVWAARKDYARREPELTRKVHEAFLASRNLSLEEVDKVAEQAARWEAFDEETLAKYFTTLDFRFGGPQLEAVTEFARRVGPTTGFPADVQVELLQP, from the coding sequence GTGGACAATTCTCGCACCCGGCCGCGCGTCGGCCACATCCAGTTCCTGAACTGCCTGCCCCTGTACTGGGGGCTCGCGAGAACGGGAACGCTCCTCGACTTCGAGCTCACGAAGGACACCCCGGAGAAGCTCAGCGAGCAGATCGTCCAGGGCGATCTCGACATCGGTCCCGTCACCCTGGTCGAATTCCTCAAGAACGCCGACGACCTCGTCGCCTTCCCCGACATCGCCGTCGGCTGCGACGGACCGGTCATGTCGTGCGTGATCGTCTCGCAGGTGCCGCTGGAGAAGCTGGACGGCGCCCGCGTCGCCCTCGGCTCCACCTCGCGCACCTCCGTCCGCCTCGCCCAGCTCCTGCTCGCCGAGCGCTTCGGGGTCACGCCCGACTACTACACCTGCCCGCCGGACCTGAGCCTGATGATGCAGGAGGCCGACGCGGCCGTCCTCATCGGCGACGCGGCGCTGCGCGCGAACATGATCGACGGCCCGCGCTACGGCCTCGCCGTGCACGACCTGGGCGCGCTGTGGAAGGAGTGGACGGGCCTGCCGTTCGTCTTCGCGGTCTGGGCGGCGCGCAAGGACTACGCGCGGCGCGAGCCGGAGCTGACCCGCAAGGTGCACGAGGCCTTCCTCGCCTCCCGCAACCTCTCCCTGGAGGAGGTCGACAAGGTCGCCGAGCAGGCGGCCCGCTGGGAGGCCTTCGACGAGGAGACCCTCGCGAAGTACTTCACCACCCTCGACTTCCGCTTCGGCGGCCCGCAGCTGGAGGCGGTCACCGAGTTCGCCCGCCGGGTGGGCCCGACGACCGGCTTCCCGGCGGACGTGCAGGTGGAACTGCTCCAGCCCTGA
- a CDS encoding acetyl-CoA C-acetyltransferase has protein sequence MSPLKPQPPQARRVAVVGGARVPFARSDGPYATASNQEMLTAALDGLVGRHGLTEPGAVGEFVAGAVLKHSRDYNLARETVLGSALDPRTPAYDIQQACGTGLQAVIAAANKIALGQIESAVAGGADTASDAPLGVNDRLRRILLEARRAKSAGGRARALVKIRPAHLVPDIPRNAEPRTGLSMGEHAAVTARAWGITREAQDELAATSHQRLAAAYERGFFQDLVAPFRGLARDQNLRPGSTAAKLAALKPVFGLDAPGPTMTAGNSTPLTDGAATVLLASEEWAEARGLEPLAYLTAYETAAVDFAGGDVAGGEDGLLMAPAYAVPRMLERAGLGIEDFDLVEIHEAFASQVLATLAAWEKRGLAPVDRARLNTAGSSLATGHPFAATGARIVATLAGLLAERGGPGRGLISVCAAGGQGVTAILERT, from the coding sequence ATGAGCCCCCTGAAGCCGCAGCCGCCACAGGCGCGCCGCGTCGCGGTCGTCGGTGGCGCACGCGTCCCCTTCGCCCGCTCCGACGGGCCGTACGCCACCGCCTCCAACCAGGAGATGCTCACCGCGGCCCTCGACGGCCTCGTCGGGCGCCACGGCCTGACGGAGCCGGGCGCCGTCGGCGAGTTCGTGGCCGGCGCGGTCCTCAAGCACAGCCGCGACTACAACCTCGCCCGCGAGACGGTCCTCGGCTCGGCCCTCGACCCGCGCACCCCCGCCTACGACATCCAGCAGGCCTGCGGCACCGGACTCCAGGCCGTGATCGCCGCCGCCAACAAGATCGCCCTCGGCCAGATTGAGTCGGCGGTCGCGGGCGGCGCCGACACCGCCAGCGACGCGCCGCTCGGCGTCAACGACCGCCTGCGCCGCATCCTCCTGGAGGCCCGCCGGGCGAAGTCCGCCGGCGGCCGGGCCAGGGCGCTGGTGAAGATCCGCCCGGCCCACCTGGTCCCCGACATCCCGCGCAACGCCGAGCCCCGCACCGGCCTGTCGATGGGCGAGCACGCGGCCGTGACCGCCCGCGCCTGGGGCATCACCCGCGAGGCCCAGGACGAGCTGGCCGCCACCAGCCACCAGCGGCTGGCGGCGGCGTACGAGCGGGGCTTCTTCCAGGACCTGGTGGCCCCCTTCCGGGGGCTGGCCCGCGACCAGAACCTGCGCCCCGGCTCCACCGCCGCGAAACTGGCGGCGCTGAAGCCGGTGTTCGGCCTGGACGCCCCCGGCCCCACCATGACGGCGGGCAACTCGACGCCCCTGACGGACGGCGCGGCGACGGTGCTGCTGGCGAGCGAGGAGTGGGCCGAGGCGCGGGGGCTGGAGCCGCTGGCGTACCTCACGGCGTACGAGACGGCGGCCGTGGACTTCGCGGGCGGCGACGTCGCGGGCGGCGAGGACGGTCTGCTGATGGCCCCGGCGTACGCGGTCCCGCGGATGCTGGAGCGGGCCGGGCTCGGGATCGAGGACTTCGACCTGGTCGAGATCCATGAGGCCTTCGCCTCCCAGGTGCTGGCCACGCTCGCCGCCTGGGAGAAGCGGGGCCTGGCCCCGGTGGACCGCGCCCGCCTGAACACGGCCGGGTCCTCCCTGGCCACCGGCCACCCCTTCGCCGCGACCGGCGCCCGCATCGTGGCGACGCTGGCCGGGCTGCTCGCCGAGCGCGGGGGGCCGGGACGCGGACTGATCTCGGTCTGCGCGGCGGGCGGCCAGGGCGTGACGGCCATACTGGAAAGAACGTGA
- a CDS encoding 3-oxoacyl-ACP reductase, producing the protein MADRYLSFTGTAPGRFLTRRLGLPQPAQLRRDALTGGLLHLAAGKTELDLASVLDRTGLAPDTDGHPAAVVLDATGVRDVDTLAEVHAALHPVVRSVATSGRVVVLGAPLDPADHHQAAVQQALEGFTRSLGKEIGRGRTVNLVRLTDASAAESTLRFLLSPASAYVSGQVIEVGPAAGSPTAVPDDAELPLAGRTALVTGAARGIGAAVAGSLAGRGARVVVLDVPQAGQEARRLAERLGGTALALDITAADAGERIAAAVPGGLDVLVHNAGITRDRRLANMPAERWSSVLDVNLASVLRTTDALLAAGAVNRGGRIVATASIAGLAGNAGQTNYGASKAGIAGLVRSLAPRALAGHGVTVNAVAPGFIETKMTAAVPLFIREAGRRMNSLGQGGLPVDVAETTAWLAHPASGAVNGQVVRVCGQSLLGA; encoded by the coding sequence ATGGCCGACCGCTATCTCAGCTTCACCGGCACCGCACCCGGCCGCTTCCTCACCCGCCGCCTCGGCCTGCCGCAGCCCGCACAGCTGCGGCGCGACGCGCTCACCGGCGGCCTGCTGCACCTCGCGGCCGGCAAGACGGAACTCGACCTCGCGTCCGTGCTGGACCGCACGGGCCTCGCCCCGGACACGGACGGACACCCCGCCGCCGTCGTCCTCGACGCCACCGGCGTCCGCGACGTCGACACGCTCGCCGAGGTGCACGCCGCCCTGCACCCCGTCGTACGGTCCGTCGCCACCAGCGGCCGGGTCGTGGTGCTCGGCGCCCCGCTCGACCCCGCCGACCACCACCAGGCAGCCGTGCAGCAGGCGTTGGAGGGCTTCACCCGCTCGCTCGGCAAGGAGATCGGACGCGGCCGGACGGTCAACCTCGTCCGCCTCACCGACGCGTCCGCCGCCGAGTCCACCCTGCGCTTCCTCCTCTCCCCCGCCTCCGCCTACGTCAGCGGCCAGGTGATCGAGGTCGGCCCCGCGGCCGGCTCCCCCACCGCCGTACCCGACGACGCCGAACTGCCCCTCGCCGGGCGCACCGCGCTGGTCACCGGCGCCGCGCGCGGCATCGGCGCGGCCGTCGCCGGGTCCCTGGCCGGGCGGGGCGCCCGGGTCGTCGTCCTCGACGTGCCGCAGGCCGGGCAGGAGGCGCGCCGGCTCGCCGAACGCCTCGGCGGCACCGCCCTCGCCCTGGACATCACTGCCGCCGACGCGGGCGAGCGCATCGCCGCCGCCGTGCCCGGCGGGCTGGACGTCCTCGTCCACAACGCCGGCATCACCCGCGACCGGCGTCTGGCCAACATGCCCGCCGAACGCTGGAGTTCCGTCCTCGACGTCAACCTCGCGAGCGTCCTGCGCACCACGGACGCGCTGCTCGCGGCGGGCGCGGTCAACCGGGGCGGCCGGATCGTGGCGACGGCCTCGATCGCGGGGCTCGCGGGCAACGCGGGGCAGACCAACTACGGCGCGAGCAAGGCGGGGATCGCCGGCCTGGTCCGCTCCCTCGCGCCGCGCGCGCTCGCCGGGCACGGGGTGACGGTGAACGCGGTGGCGCCGGGCTTCATCGAGACGAAGATGACGGCGGCGGTCCCGCTGTTCATCCGCGAGGCCGGCCGCCGCATGAACTCCCTGGGCCAGGGCGGCCTGCCGGTGGACGTCGCCGAGACCACCGCCTGGCTCGCGCACCCCGCCTCGGGCGCGGTCAACGGCCAGGTCGTACGGGTCTGCGGCCAGAGCCTGCTGGGGGCGTGA
- a CDS encoding MaoC/PaaZ C-terminal domain-containing protein translates to MTHTARPPALAPLLLRGALLSPLKRPRTDADFPRTRLVLPGLRVDLARLAAYERVCGFPTGADALPVTYPHVLGFPLAMRLMSGRDFPLPLLGLVHTSIGITRRAAMPATAEYEVSVHVEGLAPHRRGTEAAVVTELRTGGGNEPVWESRSTYLARHRVDGSAAPRGPEPAAANPRDHDPAAPDTEPLPVRAEWRLAGDVGRRYGAASGDRNPIHLHPLTARLFGFPRAIAHGMWTVARCLAEHGTPDAAVVRARFRAPVLLPGTVAYGAGGGRFELRGGDGRRLHLSGQAGPYPA, encoded by the coding sequence ATGACACACACGGCACGCCCGCCCGCCCTCGCGCCGCTCCTGCTGCGCGGCGCCCTGCTCTCGCCCCTCAAACGCCCCCGCACGGACGCGGACTTCCCCCGCACCCGGCTGGTACTGCCCGGCCTGCGGGTGGACCTGGCGCGGCTGGCGGCGTACGAGAGGGTGTGCGGCTTCCCGACCGGCGCGGACGCGCTGCCCGTGACGTACCCGCACGTACTGGGCTTCCCCTTGGCCATGCGCCTGATGAGCGGGCGGGACTTCCCGCTGCCGCTGCTCGGGCTCGTCCACACGTCGATCGGCATCACGCGGCGGGCCGCCATGCCCGCGACCGCCGAGTACGAAGTCAGCGTCCACGTCGAGGGCCTGGCCCCGCACCGGCGCGGCACCGAGGCCGCGGTGGTGACGGAGCTGCGCACCGGCGGCGGGAACGAGCCGGTGTGGGAGTCGCGCAGTACGTACCTGGCGCGGCACCGGGTGGACGGGAGCGCGGCACCGCGCGGCCCCGAGCCGGCCGCCGCGAACCCGCGAGACCACGACCCGGCCGCCCCGGACACCGAGCCGCTGCCCGTCCGGGCCGAGTGGCGCCTCGCCGGTGACGTCGGGCGGCGTTACGGTGCCGCCTCCGGCGACCGCAACCCGATCCATCTGCACCCGCTCACCGCCCGCCTGTTCGGCTTCCCGCGGGCCATCGCACACGGCATGTGGACCGTGGCCCGCTGCCTCGCCGAGCACGGGACGCCGGACGCGGCCGTGGTGCGGGCCCGGTTCCGGGCGCCGGTGCTGCTGCCGGGGACGGTGGCGTACGGGGCGGGGGGCGGGCGGTTCGAGCTGCGCGGCGGGGACGGACGCCGGCTGCACCTGTCCGGTCAGGCCGGGCCCTACCCGGCCTGA
- a CDS encoding class I SAM-dependent DNA methyltransferase yields the protein MTHDTGFLDTTRTFYDTIAEDYADLHRSSGAGTPLDRALMGAFAELVGPEGEVADLGCGPGRVTAHLASLGLRVFGLDLSAAMLEVARREHPGLRFEQGSMLELELPDGALAGAVSWYSSIHTPWDRLPDLFGEVRRVLAPGGHFLLAFQVGDEPMHLDRPFGRPVALHFERRRPEAMSRLLEEAGFTVLSRTVRVQEEDTSAKVPQACLIARR from the coding sequence ATGACCCACGACACCGGCTTCCTGGACACCACCCGCACCTTCTACGACACCATCGCCGAGGACTACGCCGACCTGCACCGTTCCTCGGGCGCCGGCACCCCGCTGGACCGGGCGCTGATGGGCGCCTTCGCCGAGCTGGTGGGGCCGGAGGGGGAGGTGGCCGACCTGGGCTGCGGGCCCGGCCGGGTCACCGCGCACCTCGCCTCGCTCGGCCTGCGCGTCTTCGGCCTGGACCTCTCCGCCGCGATGCTGGAGGTCGCGCGCCGCGAGCACCCGGGGCTGCGGTTCGAGCAGGGCTCCATGCTGGAGCTGGAGCTGCCCGACGGGGCGCTCGCGGGGGCCGTCTCCTGGTACTCGTCGATCCACACGCCGTGGGACCGGCTGCCGGACCTCTTCGGGGAGGTGCGGCGCGTGCTGGCGCCGGGCGGGCACTTCCTCCTCGCCTTCCAGGTCGGTGACGAGCCGATGCACCTCGACCGTCCCTTCGGCCGCCCGGTCGCCCTGCACTTCGAACGGCGGCGGCCCGAGGCGATGTCCCGGCTGCTGGAGGAGGCCGGGTTCACCGTGCTGTCGCGGACGGTGCGCGTGCAGGAGGAGGACACCTCCGCGAAGGTCCCGCAGGCCTGCCTGATCGCCCGCCGCTGA
- a CDS encoding serine/threonine-protein kinase, with protein MQPLDVDEPTAVGPYRLLGRLGAGGMGRVYLGRSAGGRTVAVKIVHPHFALDQEFRARFRREVDAARRVGGAWTAPVLDADPEARVPWVATAYAAGPSLTAAVTDGGPLPDHSARALGAGLGEALAAVHDLGLVHRDVKPSNVLLTLDGPLLIDFGIARATEGTASLTSTGVSIGSPGYMSPEQILGKGVTGAADVFSLGAVLAYAATGEPPFPGDSSAALLYKVVHEEPRLGTLDGEVRDVVAACLAKDPAARPAPGDVARRLAPEGAARLVAGGWLPGPLVERVSRSAVRLLNLEAAEEPPGAVSGPVGFSRPSVGAGDAGFSRPPGEAGDAGSAGSAGNAGSGAAPGVFGPPPVMPTPTVMPTPTAPGTGVPAPRDGDRPPGRLSVSVAATSTQAGEGRRGRRLSCTVALAVAGAMAAVTVGSVFVLDLLPGGGSNDSADGGTPTPSATAPSDPGADTGGAGAAPVPDRYVGTWEGQAVAVDGNLPLGTFRLTVREAAVGEKLGTLRHTDLFGGTCDDVLTLKKVTDKQIVAGAVGAEGNRDVCNQALHTVRLTPVGDDLRYESDSEDSGRPKARLSRVR; from the coding sequence ATGCAGCCGCTCGACGTCGACGAGCCCACGGCCGTGGGGCCCTACCGGCTGCTCGGCCGGCTGGGCGCCGGCGGCATGGGCCGGGTCTACCTGGGCCGCAGCGCCGGCGGCCGCACGGTCGCCGTGAAGATCGTGCACCCGCACTTCGCGCTCGACCAGGAGTTCCGCGCCCGATTCCGGCGCGAGGTGGACGCGGCGCGCCGGGTCGGCGGCGCCTGGACGGCGCCCGTGCTCGACGCGGACCCGGAGGCCCGCGTCCCGTGGGTCGCCACCGCGTACGCGGCCGGCCCGTCCCTCACCGCGGCCGTCACGGACGGCGGCCCGCTGCCGGACCACTCGGCACGGGCGCTCGGCGCGGGCCTGGGCGAGGCGCTGGCGGCCGTGCACGACCTGGGCCTCGTCCACCGCGACGTGAAGCCGTCCAACGTCCTGCTCACCCTCGACGGCCCCCTCCTGATCGACTTCGGCATCGCCCGCGCCACGGAGGGCACCGCGTCCCTCACCTCCACCGGCGTCTCGATCGGCTCCCCCGGCTACATGTCCCCCGAGCAGATCCTCGGCAAGGGCGTCACGGGCGCGGCGGACGTCTTCTCCCTGGGCGCGGTACTGGCGTACGCGGCGACGGGCGAGCCGCCCTTCCCCGGTGACTCCTCGGCCGCGCTCCTCTACAAGGTCGTCCACGAGGAGCCGCGGCTCGGCACCCTGGACGGCGAGGTGCGGGACGTGGTGGCCGCGTGCCTCGCCAAGGACCCGGCGGCCCGCCCGGCCCCCGGCGACGTGGCCCGGCGCCTCGCTCCCGAGGGCGCGGCCCGCCTGGTCGCCGGCGGCTGGCTCCCGGGACCGCTGGTGGAGCGGGTCAGCCGGAGCGCCGTGCGGCTGCTGAACCTGGAGGCGGCGGAGGAGCCGCCGGGGGCGGTGTCGGGGCCGGTGGGGTTCAGCCGGCCGTCGGTGGGGGCGGGGGACGCGGGGTTCAGCAGGCCGCCGGGGGAAGCGGGGGATGCGGGGAGTGCGGGGAGCGCGGGGAATGCGGGGAGTGGTGCGGCGCCCGGCGTCTTCGGGCCCCCGCCGGTGATGCCCACGCCGACGGTGATGCCCACGCCTACGGCGCCCGGCACCGGCGTACCGGCCCCGCGCGACGGCGACCGCCCGCCCGGCAGGCTCTCCGTCTCCGTCGCGGCCACCTCCACACAGGCGGGTGAGGGGCGCCGGGGCCGCCGGCTCAGCTGCACGGTGGCGCTCGCGGTGGCCGGGGCGATGGCGGCGGTGACGGTCGGTTCGGTGTTCGTCCTCGACCTGCTCCCGGGCGGCGGGAGCAACGACTCCGCGGACGGCGGCACCCCCACCCCGTCGGCGACCGCACCGTCCGACCCCGGAGCGGACACGGGCGGCGCCGGTGCCGCCCCCGTCCCCGACCGCTACGTCGGCACCTGGGAGGGCCAGGCCGTCGCCGTCGACGGCAACCTGCCCCTCGGCACCTTCCGGCTGACCGTCCGCGAGGCCGCGGTCGGCGAGAAACTGGGCACCCTGCGCCACACCGACCTCTTCGGCGGCACCTGCGACGACGTACTGACCCTGAAAAAGGTCACCGACAAGCAGATCGTCGCCGGCGCCGTGGGAGCCGAGGGCAACCGCGACGTGTGCAACCAGGCCCTCCACACCGTCCGCCTCACGCCGGTCGGCGACGACCTCCGGTACGAGTCGGACAGCGAGGACTCGGGGCGGCCGAAGGCGCGGTTGTCGAGAGTGCGGTAG
- a CDS encoding AMP-dependent synthetase/ligase has translation MSTPLPSFAASAAYADSPGPTLVRPETRRLDGAVREAYVPPFAPPVRRGSLADLPFDNAAAVPDQVVLSRRSPDGDWSEVTAAQFAAQVLAVARGMIAEGLTPGDRIAIMARTTYEWTLLDFAAWAAGLVTVPVYPTSSLFQTRWILQDSGAVTLVTETTAQAAALGPELDRIPDLKHLWVMDKGHVERLAELGERVPDAEIDVRRGMLGPSTLATLIYTSGTTGRPKGCALTHGNFFAEVDNAIELLYPVFKAKTGEEPSILLFLPMSHVFGRMVAVACVRARVRLGHAPSLKPEDLLPDLAAFRPTCLLTIPYMLEKVFNSARAKAESGGRAFAFDRAVSVAVRYGEATEARQTGEGGGPGRGLKTARSFYDPLVYRKIRNAMGGRVKYAICGGSPLGRRLAAFYAGAGIEIFEGYGLTETTAAATVTPPLKPRLGTVGWPLPGTRVRIAADGEILVAGEQVLHGYWDPQAGGVVPAAPDGWFATGDLGSLDDEGYLTITGRKKELLITAGGKSVAPAPLENWLRSHPLISQCIVLGDRRPYVCALFTLDVQGVDHWRRMNGKHPVPPELLVDDEEVHAVLQRAVDEANRLVSRPESIRRFAVLPRDFTEWEGHLTPSMKLRRDVIVRDFAEAVEGLYET, from the coding sequence GTGTCCACCCCGCTTCCCTCCTTCGCCGCGTCCGCCGCCTACGCCGACTCGCCCGGCCCCACCCTGGTGCGGCCCGAGACGCGGCGGCTGGACGGGGCTGTGCGGGAGGCGTACGTACCCCCCTTCGCCCCGCCGGTGCGGCGCGGCTCCCTCGCCGACCTGCCCTTCGACAACGCGGCGGCCGTCCCGGACCAGGTGGTGCTCAGCCGCAGGTCGCCGGACGGGGACTGGTCCGAGGTGACGGCGGCACAGTTCGCCGCGCAGGTGCTGGCGGTGGCCAGGGGCATGATCGCCGAGGGCCTGACGCCGGGCGACCGCATCGCGATCATGGCCCGGACGACGTACGAGTGGACGCTGCTGGACTTCGCCGCCTGGGCGGCCGGTCTGGTCACCGTCCCGGTCTACCCGACCTCCTCCCTCTTCCAGACCCGCTGGATCCTCCAGGACTCCGGCGCGGTCACCCTGGTCACCGAGACCACCGCGCAGGCCGCGGCCCTCGGTCCCGAACTGGACCGGATCCCCGATCTCAAGCACCTGTGGGTCATGGACAAGGGGCACGTGGAGCGGCTGGCGGAGCTGGGCGAGCGGGTGCCGGACGCGGAGATCGACGTACGCCGCGGCATGCTCGGCCCGTCCACCCTCGCCACCCTGATCTACACCTCGGGCACCACCGGCCGCCCCAAGGGCTGCGCGCTCACCCACGGCAACTTCTTCGCCGAGGTCGACAACGCCATCGAGCTGCTCTACCCCGTCTTCAAGGCGAAGACGGGCGAGGAGCCCTCGATCCTGCTCTTCCTGCCGATGTCCCACGTCTTCGGCCGCATGGTCGCCGTGGCCTGCGTCCGCGCCCGCGTCCGCCTGGGCCACGCCCCGAGCCTGAAGCCCGAGGACCTGCTCCCGGACCTGGCCGCCTTCCGCCCGACCTGCCTCCTCACCATCCCGTACATGCTGGAGAAGGTCTTCAACAGCGCCCGTGCCAAGGCCGAGTCCGGCGGCCGCGCCTTTGCCTTCGACCGCGCCGTCTCAGTGGCCGTGCGCTACGGCGAGGCCACGGAGGCCCGCCAGACCGGCGAGGGCGGCGGCCCCGGCCGCGGCCTGAAGACCGCCCGCTCCTTCTACGACCCGCTCGTCTACCGCAAGATTCGCAACGCGATGGGCGGCCGCGTCAAGTACGCCATCTGCGGCGGCTCCCCGCTCGGCCGCCGCCTGGCCGCCTTCTACGCCGGGGCCGGCATCGAGATCTTCGAGGGCTACGGCCTCACCGAGACCACGGCCGCGGCGACGGTGACCCCGCCGCTCAAGCCGCGCCTCGGCACGGTCGGCTGGCCGCTGCCCGGCACCCGCGTCCGGATAGCCGCCGACGGCGAGATCCTGGTCGCCGGCGAGCAGGTCCTGCACGGCTACTGGGACCCGCAGGCGGGCGGCGTCGTCCCGGCCGCCCCCGACGGCTGGTTCGCCACCGGCGACCTCGGCAGCCTGGACGACGAGGGCTATCTGACGATCACCGGCCGCAAGAAGGAGCTCCTGATCACCGCGGGCGGCAAGAGCGTGGCCCCGGCCCCGCTGGAGAACTGGCTGCGCTCCCACCCCCTGATCTCCCAGTGCATCGTGCTGGGCGACCGCCGCCCCTACGTCTGTGCCCTCTTCACCCTCGACGTCCAGGGCGTCGACCACTGGCGCCGCATGAACGGCAAGCACCCGGTGCCGCCGGAGTTGCTCGTCGACGACGAGGAGGTGCACGCGGTCCTCCAGCGCGCCGTCGACGAGGCCAACAGACTCGTCTCCCGCCCGGAGTCCATCCGCCGCTTCGCCGTCCTGCCGAGGGACTTCACGGAGTGGGAGGGCCACCTGACCCCCTCGATGAAGCTGCGCCGCGACGTGATCGTGCGGGACTTCGCGGAGGCGGTGGAGGGCCTGTACGAGACGTAG
- a CDS encoding cold-shock protein → MATGTVKWFNAEKGFGFIAQEGGGPDVFVHYSAINATGFRSLEENQQVSFDVTQGPKGPQAENVTPV, encoded by the coding sequence ATGGCTACCGGAACCGTGAAGTGGTTCAACGCCGAAAAGGGCTTTGGTTTCATCGCCCAGGAAGGCGGCGGCCCCGACGTCTTCGTCCACTACTCCGCGATCAACGCGACCGGATTCCGGTCCCTCGAGGAGAACCAGCAGGTGTCCTTCGACGTCACGCAGGGTCCGAAGGGCCCGCAGGCGGAGAATGTCACTCCTGTCTGA